In Raphanus sativus cultivar WK10039 chromosome 5, ASM80110v3, whole genome shotgun sequence, the following proteins share a genomic window:
- the LOC108859359 gene encoding glutamyl-tRNA reductase-binding protein, chloroplastic isoform X1, with product MKSVVAHFSTPLITARFFPPTTCLIHPQSISTVALSALRSRKSSSLTVMASAAQSSSQAVSPGNVSSDQDVFKLIQAHEQAKAARLSPVEEIRTVLNGSVCGMLSTFSQKYEGYPSGSMVDFACDADGSPILAVSSLAVHTKDLLANPKCSLLVAREPEDRTGLRITLHGDAVLVSDKDQAAVRSAYLAKHPNAFWVDFGDFSFMRIEPKVVRFVSGVATAFLGSGEFSKEEYQGAKVDPIAQFAKPVTSHMNKDHEEDTKAIVHHTTSIPVESALMLDLDSLGFNVKATLQGNTFKIRVPFPRRAQDRKDVKTLIVEMLQAAKSVSN from the exons ATGAAGTCGGTAGTTGCTCATTTCTCAACGCCTTTAATCACAGCTAGATTCTTCCCTCCTACTACATGTCTTATTCATCCACAATCGATCTCCACCGTCGCTCTCTCCGCCCTCCGCAGTCGAAAGTCGTCTTCTCTTACCGTGATGGCCTCAGCAGCTCAGTCTTCTTCTCAG GCTGTATCACCAGGGAATGTCAGCAGTGATCAAGATGTTTTCAAATTGATTCAAGCTCATGAG CAGGCGAAGGCTGCTCGTCTTTCTCCTGTTGAGGAAATACGAACTGTGCTTAACGGTAGTGTTTGTGGTATGCTTTCCACTTTCTCTCAG AAGTATGAGGGTTATCCTTCAGGATCAATGGTTGATTTTGCATGTGATGCTGATGGCTCTCCAATTCTGGCAGTCAGTAGCTTAGCTGTTCATACAAAG GATCTCTTAGCTAATCCAAAATGCTCACTACTGGTTGCTAGAGAGCCAGAAGATAGGACCGGTTTGAGGATCACCCTACATGGTGATGCAGTGTTG GTTTCTGACAAAGATCAAGCGGCTGTTCGATCTGCCTATTTAGCCAAGCATCCCAATGCTTTCTGG GTTGATTTTGGAGACTTCAGCTTTATGCGAATTGAACCAAAAGTTGTGAGATTTGTTTCAGGGGTTGCAACTGCTTTTCTAGGATCTGGAG AATTCAGCAAAGAGGAGTACCAAGGAGCCAAAGTCGATCCTATCGCTCAGTTTGCAAAGCCTGTAACG TCACACATGAACAAAGACCATGAAGAGGATACCAAAGCTATTGTACACCATACAACATCCATACCT GTGGAGAGCGCCTTGATGCTTGATTTGGACAGCCTTGGTTTCAACGTTAAG GCTACTCTTCAAGGGAACACCTTCAAGATCCGAGTTCCGTTCCCAAGACGCGCACAAGACAGAAA GGATGTGAAGACACTGATAGTGGAAATGCTTCAAGCTGCTAAGTCTGTTTCCAATTAG
- the LOC108859359 gene encoding glutamyl-tRNA reductase-binding protein, chloroplastic isoform X2 — MKSVVAHFSTPLITARFFPPTTCLIHPQSISTVALSALRSRKSSSLTVMASAAQSSSQAVSPGNVSSDQDVFKLIQAHEAKAARLSPVEEIRTVLNGSVCGMLSTFSQKYEGYPSGSMVDFACDADGSPILAVSSLAVHTKDLLANPKCSLLVAREPEDRTGLRITLHGDAVLVSDKDQAAVRSAYLAKHPNAFWVDFGDFSFMRIEPKVVRFVSGVATAFLGSGEFSKEEYQGAKVDPIAQFAKPVTSHMNKDHEEDTKAIVHHTTSIPVESALMLDLDSLGFNVKATLQGNTFKIRVPFPRRAQDRKDVKTLIVEMLQAAKSVSN; from the exons ATGAAGTCGGTAGTTGCTCATTTCTCAACGCCTTTAATCACAGCTAGATTCTTCCCTCCTACTACATGTCTTATTCATCCACAATCGATCTCCACCGTCGCTCTCTCCGCCCTCCGCAGTCGAAAGTCGTCTTCTCTTACCGTGATGGCCTCAGCAGCTCAGTCTTCTTCTCAG GCTGTATCACCAGGGAATGTCAGCAGTGATCAAGATGTTTTCAAATTGATTCAAGCTCATGAG GCGAAGGCTGCTCGTCTTTCTCCTGTTGAGGAAATACGAACTGTGCTTAACGGTAGTGTTTGTGGTATGCTTTCCACTTTCTCTCAG AAGTATGAGGGTTATCCTTCAGGATCAATGGTTGATTTTGCATGTGATGCTGATGGCTCTCCAATTCTGGCAGTCAGTAGCTTAGCTGTTCATACAAAG GATCTCTTAGCTAATCCAAAATGCTCACTACTGGTTGCTAGAGAGCCAGAAGATAGGACCGGTTTGAGGATCACCCTACATGGTGATGCAGTGTTG GTTTCTGACAAAGATCAAGCGGCTGTTCGATCTGCCTATTTAGCCAAGCATCCCAATGCTTTCTGG GTTGATTTTGGAGACTTCAGCTTTATGCGAATTGAACCAAAAGTTGTGAGATTTGTTTCAGGGGTTGCAACTGCTTTTCTAGGATCTGGAG AATTCAGCAAAGAGGAGTACCAAGGAGCCAAAGTCGATCCTATCGCTCAGTTTGCAAAGCCTGTAACG TCACACATGAACAAAGACCATGAAGAGGATACCAAAGCTATTGTACACCATACAACATCCATACCT GTGGAGAGCGCCTTGATGCTTGATTTGGACAGCCTTGGTTTCAACGTTAAG GCTACTCTTCAAGGGAACACCTTCAAGATCCGAGTTCCGTTCCCAAGACGCGCACAAGACAGAAA GGATGTGAAGACACTGATAGTGGAAATGCTTCAAGCTGCTAAGTCTGTTTCCAATTAG
- the LOC108859359 gene encoding uncharacterized protein LOC108859359 isoform X3: MKSVVAHFSTPLITARFFPPTTCLIHPQSISTVALSALRSRKSSSLTVMASAAQSSSQAVSPGNVSSDQDVFKLIQAHEAKAARLSPVEEIRTVLNGSVCGMLSTFSQKYEGYPSGSMVDFACDADGSPILAVSSLAVHTKDLLANPKCSLLVAREPEDRTGLRITLHGDAVLVSDKDQAAVRSAYLAKHPNAFWVDFGDFSFMRIEPKVVRFVSGVATAFLGSGEFSKEEYQGAKVDPIAQFAKPVTSHMNKDHEEDTKAIVHHTTSIPVESALMLDLDSLGFNVKATLQGNTFKIRVPFPRRAQDRK; the protein is encoded by the exons ATGAAGTCGGTAGTTGCTCATTTCTCAACGCCTTTAATCACAGCTAGATTCTTCCCTCCTACTACATGTCTTATTCATCCACAATCGATCTCCACCGTCGCTCTCTCCGCCCTCCGCAGTCGAAAGTCGTCTTCTCTTACCGTGATGGCCTCAGCAGCTCAGTCTTCTTCTCAG GCTGTATCACCAGGGAATGTCAGCAGTGATCAAGATGTTTTCAAATTGATTCAAGCTCATGAG GCGAAGGCTGCTCGTCTTTCTCCTGTTGAGGAAATACGAACTGTGCTTAACGGTAGTGTTTGTGGTATGCTTTCCACTTTCTCTCAG AAGTATGAGGGTTATCCTTCAGGATCAATGGTTGATTTTGCATGTGATGCTGATGGCTCTCCAATTCTGGCAGTCAGTAGCTTAGCTGTTCATACAAAG GATCTCTTAGCTAATCCAAAATGCTCACTACTGGTTGCTAGAGAGCCAGAAGATAGGACCGGTTTGAGGATCACCCTACATGGTGATGCAGTGTTG GTTTCTGACAAAGATCAAGCGGCTGTTCGATCTGCCTATTTAGCCAAGCATCCCAATGCTTTCTGG GTTGATTTTGGAGACTTCAGCTTTATGCGAATTGAACCAAAAGTTGTGAGATTTGTTTCAGGGGTTGCAACTGCTTTTCTAGGATCTGGAG AATTCAGCAAAGAGGAGTACCAAGGAGCCAAAGTCGATCCTATCGCTCAGTTTGCAAAGCCTGTAACG TCACACATGAACAAAGACCATGAAGAGGATACCAAAGCTATTGTACACCATACAACATCCATACCT GTGGAGAGCGCCTTGATGCTTGATTTGGACAGCCTTGGTTTCAACGTTAAG GCTACTCTTCAAGGGAACACCTTCAAGATCCGAGTTCCGTTCCCAAGACGCGCACAAGACAGAAAGTAA